ACCAGCTGAAACAGATGGTAAGGTTAACTAGACTAGGACCAGCTGAAACAGATGGTAAGGTCCTCCCCAGCCCTTTATTCCTTTAAAATCTTGCTTCTTCCTCCTGCTCTTAGTGTTCTGCTCTCCCGGTCTCTCATTCTTTCCCTTCTTGTTTCCTAGGCATGGCTCCTATTCGGGACTCGGTCAGCCACTCCCCTAACCAAACAGGTGACTACACAACTCTTGACCTTAAACCATTCCACCCTTCGCTGCTTCAGGATCTGTCTCTGCACTGCAGCCTTACCCGTACAATGCAGTCTGCCAGTCTGATGTTGTCACCATACCAGTCAGTCAGGATGTCTGCcaggttgtgtgtctgtctgtttgactcGGAGGTAGTCTGTCTGTAGGTCTGTTTGACTCGGAGGTAGTCTGTCTGTAggtcaatcaaatcaatcaaatttatttataaagccctttttacaacagcagttgtcacaaagtgctttacagagacacccggccttaaaccccaaggagcaaagaacagtagtgttgaatttcagtggctaggaaaaactccctacagttgaattttaggaagaaacctagagaggacccaggctcagaggggtgaccagtcctcttctggctgtgccgggtgagatattaagagtccaattggaataataaatacatttctctgggctaaatccagagtctatttgattttagactaggtcagaagtatgaccaggtggacaaggacagggacagcaacgggccccccaaaccaggtaatccgcaggtgtggaccaggacctcatctccttctaaaatgtaaaactggaggaaactgagaaaaattagtagtacatccctcatgtcccccagcacaataatatagcagcgtaacaccttggaactgagacgggggggtccggtgacccCTGTTTGACTCAGAGGTGTAGGTCTGTTTGACTCGGAGGTAGTCTGTCTGTAGGTCTGTTTGACTCGGAGGTAGTCTGTCTGTAGGTCTGTTTGACTCGGAGGTAGTCTGTCTGTAAGTCTGTTTGACTCGGAGGTAGTCTGTCTGTAGGTCTGTTTGACTCGGAGGTGTAGGTCTGTTTGACTCGGAGGTGTAGGTCTGTTTGACTCGGAGGTGTAGGTCTGTTTGACTCGGAGGTGTAGGTCTGTTTGACTCGGAGGTGTAGGTCTGTTTGACTCGGAGGTGTAGGTCTGTTTGACTCGGAGGTGTAGGTCTGTTTGACTCGGAGGTGTAGGTCTGTTTGACTCGGAGGTAGTCTGTCTGTAGGTCTGTTTGACTCGGAGGTAGTCTGTCTGTAGGTCTGTTTGACTCGGAGGTAGGCTGTCTGTAGGTCTGTTTGACTCGGAGGTAGGCTGTCTGTAGGTCTGTTTGCCAGGTAATCTGTCTGGCAGTCAGTATATATGCAATGGTTTTCTTTCCTATAGCCAGACAGAACTAATTAGTACAAGATACTGCCAgtggggaaagagggagagagacagaaatctaTTGGTCAGGCCAAATGACGAGAGAAACATAGGGAGGGAACAATCACTGTTGGCAGGAAGACAAGACAACATCCAGGAAGAAGCTGTAGCAACTACAGAGtgtttgacatttaaaatcaagAGCAGGATGGTCACTGAGAATGAACAGAAGGAATGAAAGGACTGTGTTAGCACTGTGGGAGAGTCTAACAAGGAAATGATGTTGGGAAGCTGGCCAGGAAAACTCATCACCGCCTCCTCTTAGGAAACTGCTCAATTACATCCTCCTTTACTGGTCTTTTCAAAACCCACTGGCCCAGAAAGCTAGGGGTCTCTCCATTCTGACCTTCTGCAGTGGGTTTTGGGAAGGAGCCGTGAGGAATTTACCAGTGACGTTCCCCTTTTCCCTCCCATACCTTCCACAATCTGGTCACCTGGCGGGCTATAGCGTCAGGCTGCTGAACCAAAATGGCGTCCGCTTCTGGGGCCAAAATGGCGTCTGCATCTGGGGCCACCTTcgtagacagacacacattttctgttcattcACCTCATGCTGCGCTGGGTTTGGAGAGACTGGTAGAAGGGATGCCCTAATTTAAGTGTGTGATTtaacagtttacatttttaactgaaaataaacatttgaagagCCTGTTGTTGTTTGGAATGATGGCTTAGCAAAAAGCCCTGTTTTTTGTCCCATGTCTTTTCTGCTTTCCTGACTGGATTACACGTTCCTCCTTCAAAATGTGAAGGATACACGTTCCTCCTTCAGAGTGTTAAGGAGTAAATATCTAGGACTAGTCAATGTGTTTCTACTGGTTTCGGGTGACATCCAAAGATGGATAATCTGTTTTTGGGGCCTAACTGTGTTCCCATCCCATTGTAAGGTAACCTTCCCTCTGTTCCCCCAGGTCTGGACCACCCTGGCCTGGACTCACAGTATGAGAGTTCTCCCTGGTCCTCCGGCGCTCCATGCAGCAGTGACAGCAACAGTAACTGGGGCAAGGTAAGTGTAGAAAACTGCCTTTCTTGTTTTCTTCGGCGTggtatatatatctttttttttttttttaaagttccaCCCGGTTTCCTGTTTGTCTGCCTAGGTGCTGGTAGACTCTGTCTGCAGCGACAAGCCTTCCCCCCTGGCCTCGTCCTCGACTTGGCCCTCCTCCAGCTCCAACTCTGCAGccggcagcagctccagcaccGGCAGCGACCCTGAGCTCACTTCAGAATGCATGGAGGCGGACTCTAGCTCGGGCTCCGAGAAGAACCTGCCCTCCGCCGTGATGGCGGCGGCCCCCGGGACGTCCTCGGTACCTGGCGCTAATGTCAACGGAGACAATAACGGGAACCGGCAGCCAGGAGGGAGCCAGTCGAACGGCAACGCCCCTCTCGGTAAAGGCGGCAGCAGTAACGTCACGACGTGTAACCGGGCGATGAAGGGCCCCTGGGGGGGTGTGGCTCACAGCTCCGCCCCCCAACGACGCCACCCCGTCCGATGGAAGCCGCGCACTAAGCTGGGTCCCTGGACGTCGACCAATGGAGGGGGGGGTGACCCCTGGCACTTTGCACCCAAACGGCAACCACAGCTCCTGGTCAGCCCCCCAGGGGTCCGGGGGCGGTAAATCAAGCCTTCAGGGAGGCCCCCTGGGCTGGGGAGGGATGCAGCCAGACAGCCTGCCTCAGGCCCTGGTTGAACAGAAACTGGACCTCCTGAACAGCGCCGCTGGCAAGGCTGAAAACCGGAACCAAACCACACTACTAACAACACCGCCAACACCTCTAGTTTACCAAACTCCACCGGCTCTGTGCCAACCGGCGAGCCCGGCCCAGGGGTGCGTGCCCTGGGGGTGGCGGGGTCAGACCCTGGTGGTCAACTCTCCAACGGGGCCCTGGCTACCTCCCAGCACTCACACAGCGAGGGTCTGTCCTGGGGGGCCCCGGGTCCTGGAGACACTGTGAATGGGCTGGGCAAGCCGCCCCCTGCTGCTTACCAGAGTAATGATCCTAAGGTGACTCCTGGAGGGAGATGGGACTCCCCCCCTCACCCTCTGGCCTGGGGCGGGGCGGGGACGGTCCACGGGAACGGAGCGGGTACTGCCGGGATCCCCCGGCCATGGGGcagctcctcctcttcctcctcctcctcctctggctcGTCCTCCAACAAGCAGCCCTCAAACGGAGAGTGGAGCTCGTTGCCCGGCAACAACACTCAGCATTCCAGCGATGGCAGGAAGCCAGGAGGCGGAGCCAATGGCTGGAAAAGCCTCGAAGACGACGCCCTCGGAATggcaggagaaagaggaggggggcAGGGAGCGCCAAGCGGGGGCTGGGCGCGGTCCGGGGGCAGCGAGGGGAGTGGGGAGAGCTCTGGAGGCCGTAGTTCAGACAGGGACGCCCAGAGGAATGGTCCCCGGAGACGCGGCCCCCCTCCCTGGGCCgactcctgtcctcctctcccggTCAGACGTGGACCCCCGTGTCCTCTGCAACACAGGCTGGGGCCAGACCCCTGTACGCCAGAACACTGCCTGGGACGTCACCGCTCCCACCCCGAGACCAGATGACAAGAAGCCCAGCAACGGGGGCCCCGGCTGGGGGTCGTCGGGCCACACAGCCCCGTCTCACACCTCCAGCTCTGGAGGATGGGGCGCCGGGCCGGTCAGTGCCGCCCCGGAGCCAGGTGGGTCCGGCTGGGGTGATCGGGACACGAGCAGCACTGGCAACTGGGATGATGGGAACgcctacaacaaaaacaacaacaaccactcgTCCTCTGCTTCTTCCTGGGGGCACAGCCAGAAGGAGGACCGCTCCAACACCTGGACCAATGCCCCGAAGCCCCAGAAGCAGGGCTGGGGTGCCCCGAGTGGAGGTAGTGGGGGCAGCAACCACTGGGGCGAGCCCCAGAAGACCAACGGTTCTGCGGGTTGGGAAAGTGATGGCGACCGCTCTGGTTCCGGGGGGTGGGGTGAACCGGCTCGCGGCGATGCCAACTCTGCCCCTAATAGTAACAGCAGCAACACCTGGGGCTCCAGCGCCCCAGTCCCGGCCCACAGCAACAGCCCTGGCTGGGGCGAGCCCCCCAGGTCCAGGTCCCAGAGCCACCAGGGAGGGTGGGGCGAGCCTGCACTGAAGCAGCAGAGCTGGGCAGAATCGGGCCCCTCCGGATGGGGGAATGGCCCCGAGTCCAATTCCGGTCCTAGAGGCCCTCCGCCGTCAGTCCCTGGGGGCCCCAAACCAAGCGGGTGGATGGGCGGGCCGGTCCCCGCTGGCTCCTCCCAGAAGGCGGAGGAGGCCACGGGATGGGAGGAGCCCAGCCCAGAGTCTGTGAGGCGGAGGATGGAGGTTGACGATGGGACAGCGGCCTGGGGGGACCCCAGCAAGTACAACTCTAGTGGAGTCAACATGTGGAACAAGACCAACCAATCAGAGCCGGAGGCTGTGGTCATGGCCGCGCCCCCCCAGCCGCCACACCCCCAGCCTATGCAGCCGCCgccacaccccccaccccagaacaccaccaccagcaagGACAACAGCCCGGGTAAGTAGAGGGAGTCAAACAGGCCTGAAAACTAGTCACACATAGAGATGGATgcagcgcgcgcacacacacacacacacctctttctcCTCATGTGTTCCGGGCTGTGCTATCAGGTTGCGTCATCCTTCCGGAATGTTCTAGGCATTGATTTTCTCTGTGAGGCGCTGAGTGAAAGCACAGACCTTTGTTTGGCCTGAAACGCCAGAGTTCCAGAGAAAGAGGGTGGTGGCAGGGGGAGGGATGGGCGggagggggaagggagagaggaacaggggctgggggggagaggagggacgggctgaagggggggggggggggggggggggcgagaaGGATTGAGCGACGGCTGAGGGGGGAGGgatgggcggggggggggggggggcgagaaggggggagagagaggagggttgaGGGACAAGGGGGAGTGGCGGAGAGCACAGGCCTCAGCCGGTCAGAAGTCcacctcagtgtgtgtgtgtgtgtgtgtgtccacactAAAACTTGGAAAATCATCAAATTAAGGACATTTGTCCAGTCCTCACTtggtaaaataaacatttagactTTGGGTTCAGTTTAGAATCAGCGTTCAGTTTAGGCGTAAAGGtcaagttatttttaatggtaatAAATTGCCGGTCCTCACTTTAATAGtaacttggtgtgtgtgtcacatggGGACAGTGGAGCAGTAACGATCCACATTCTATTTATATTGAGGAGTTCTCCAGGGTGGGTGGGGAGTCGGCAGTAGAGTACACAAAGCTTGTTGATACAGTATCCCTCTGGGGCCTGGGCAGGGATCTGTGAACAGAGCAGCGCTTTACAGGGCGGACTGGCTGAGGAACATGACCTATCATTTAGGAAACCCGTTGCTTTAGGACCAGGTCTGAAATGTGAGATCGGAATGGGACCAGCTGACATCAGCCTTGTGTTTAGGTCTGACGTTTTGATGAAAACCCATGGAAGCAATTGAGTACTGGTACCAGTAAACAGTTTTGGCTctttcaagggtatttctttattttgtatatttttcacattttataatAGTGACGGTATCAAAAGGATGAAACCAAAACATGGATTCacgtagtaaccaaaaaaaccAAAATACGTTCgtattttagtgttttctaaGATGCCAACCTTCGCCCTGATGTCAGCTTTGtgcactcttggcattctctcaaccagctatAGGAGGTAGGCACCTTGAAGGCTTTTGCAACAGCCTTGAAGGAGTTTCCATATATGCTctgcacttgttggctgcttttccttcactttgCAGTCCCACTCATCCTAAAACCTCTCATTGGGGTTAGGATTGGGTGATTGtagaggccaggtcatctgatgcagcgcTATCACTTTAATTCTTTGGTGAAGTAGTTCTTAATATAGGATGTCTGTTTTGGGCATTGTTGAAAATCAAATGATAGCCCCACTAAGCACCAATCGTATCAGATTGTTAATctctgcagaat
This is a stretch of genomic DNA from Esox lucius isolate fEsoLuc1 chromosome 11, fEsoLuc1.pri, whole genome shotgun sequence. It encodes these proteins:
- the LOC117595256 gene encoding trinucleotide repeat-containing gene 6A protein-like; protein product: MAPIRDSVSHSPNQTGLDHPGLDSQYESSPWSSGAPCSSDSNSNWGKVLVDSVCSDKPSPLASSSTWPSSSSNSAAGSSSSTGSDPELTSECMEADSSSGSEKNLPSAVMAAAPGTSSVPGANVNGDNNGNRQPGGSQSNGNAPLGKGGSSNVTTCNRAMKGPWGGVAHSSAPQRRHPVRWKPRTKLGPWTSTNGGGGDPWHFAPKRQPQLLVSPPGVRGR